TCGAATAAGTTTTTCGTACCGTGGTTTTTTTTCAAAACCGCCTAGACTTCCTATGCTTGAAATTGAACTTAGTATGCTTGGAAATTGTAATGCTTTGTAACGTACATAACCTCCCATTAATTCGTCGGCTCCTTCACCAGAGAGCAATACTTTTACCTTTGGTTTTGCTAATTCAGAAATGGCCAAAAGATGCGGTTCGTTTAGGTGCATTATGGGTTCGTCTTGAAAATAAGTAGCTTTAACTAGGTTTTCATATAAGTCTTGATCTTCCAGTTTTAAGGTGTTAAAACGGTAATCGAACTTTTCAGTTAACATTTTGGCTAAATGAGATTCGTTGTGCTCTTCCTCTTTAAATCCGATGTTAAAAGTTTGTATGTTTTTATATTTTTGTTCGTGTAATGACGCAAGTATAGAGGATGAATCAAGTCCTCCGCTAAGTAAAATTCCAACAGGAACATCACTTACCATCCTTAATTTTACAGAATCATCAAAAGTTTCTCTAAACCATTCAATAGGATTTTCAATTCTAGGATGGTTTTGAATCTCAGTTTTTAAATCCCACCATTTTTCGTTGACTACTTTTCCACCTTCGTGGATAGTCATTATATGCCCTGGTAAAACCTTTTTTATATTTTCATATAAGGTATTGTCACCAGCTACAAAGCGGTTAAAAATATATTCTTCAAGTCCATCTTGCGCTACTTTTAGAGGCAGTCCAGCAGTGAAAAGTGCTTTTTGTTCGGATGCAAAATAAAAACTCTCATTGTAAAAAGAACAGTATAATGGCTTAACACCCATTCGATCTCGTACAACTGTTAATTGCTTTTTTAATTTATCCCAAATAGCAAATGCAAACATCCCGTTTAAGCGATGAAGCATTTTTGAACCATGCAATTGGAATAGTTTTAACAGAACTTCTGTGTCTGATCCTGTTTTTATATCAAAACCGTTGCTCTTTAACTCAGGATAAAATTCTTTAAAATTGTAAATTTCACCATTGTACACCATGACAAATCGTTCGTCATCGGATAAAAAGGGTTGATGTCCGGCAGCAGAAACATCTAATATTGATAAGCGTCGATGTCCTAGTCCGATATTATTTTCAATAAATATACCTTTGTCATCTGGGCCACGATGTTCTAATGCGTCGCGCATTTTTGTAAGAATGCGACTGTCTATTTTCCTTTGGGATTGTAAATGAAAGATCCCGTTGATTCCACACATAGCTAATTATTTTTTTGCGGTATTTATTAATTCATGGTATTTGCTAGCTATGATAGCCATATTGGTATTGTAATCAGCATGTTCTTCGATAAATTTCCGATTGCTTACTATGGCTTTATTTCGATGTTCCTCGTTTTTAAAAGACCATATTAATTCTTCGGCAAGCATTTTGTAATCATCAACAGTTATAAGTTGGCCATTTTTACGATGTTGTATCCAGCTTTGGTTACCCGCAATATCTGTTACAATAGGGTAGCAAAGTGTTGCCATTGCTTCAAATAATGAGGCCGATACTCCTTCGGTTGTAGGCATGCTTATGTAAACATTAGAATCTTGTAATAATTTTGGTAATTCGGTATTTGGAATTCTTCCCATAAATCGAACTTTGTTTTCGATATTTAATTTTTTTGCTAATTTTTTCAATCCATGAAGTTCAGTTCCATCTCCAACTATAGTAAGTACGAAGTTGATTCCTTTTTGGTTTAAAATGGCAAAAGCTTTTAAAATAATATCATGACGGTATTCAGGTAGTAATGAACGCGTAACGATGGCGCATATAGTGTCACTTTTCGCAGTGTTTCTATTTCCGAATTTCTTTAAATCAATTCCTTTTGGTAGCACCATTACTTTATCCATGTCTACATTGGCTTCGACCATGGAAACCGTCATCACAGGTCCCCAAGCATGAATAAGAGTAGCTTTTTTAAAGGCATAGTTTTGTATTGCTTTTTTGAAAGGATATAAAGGGGAGTTTTCAGGCCATAAATCAGTGCGCCCTTGTTGTGCGATGACTACTGGTTGTACTCCGCATAAGGCTGCTAGAAATCCATAGCTTGTGGTTCTTTCGGCAATAACCATGTCTGGTTGTTCGACCTTAATAATTTTTTTTATTTTAAATATAGAAAATTGAAATTCGAAAATACGCAGGATTCGGTTCATGAAAGTCCCACAAGGTGTTTTTAGTTCCCAGCTGATAATTTCAAAATCTCCAAAATCTTTTAGGCCATTTGTCCAAGTAATGGCATCGGCTCTATAGGTTTCTCCAAGAAAAAGTATTTTCCTTTTTTTCATCTAGATACTTAAAATTCATCTGTAGATAAAGCTCTACCTATGAATTCGTTTAATGGTTTTAGTAGGATCAATTTTTTACTCGCTTTAGAAATAAAATCTTTTTTTGTAATATCCTCGTAGTTAATTTTATGAGAAGCTTCAAAACTTTTTAGTTTTAATAATTCAATTGCAGGATGTTCTTTTTCATAGCCTCGAGGAGGGTTTTTTAAAGTGCTTCTTTCGTTTCTGTCAAAATCTACAAAGGTTTTTTTGAATTCACTTTCATTAAGAACTTCTTCTAAATCCTCATAAAAGAATGCAATTTCTTTGCGTATTTTTTTTAGTTCCTCTGCTTCAGGTGAATACAGTCCGCCAGCAATAAATGCTACTTCTTTTTCTAAGTGTACGTAGTAGCCGGGTCTATTTTGTCCTTTTATTCTGCCACAAGGTAACCAAATACCAAGGTGTGTTTTATAAGGCGTTTTGTCCTTAGAAAATCGAATGTCTCTATTGATTCTAAAGGTACAATTTTTTACTTCAAGTATCTCTAGTGCTGGATCTAAAGGTTTCATAACGTCAAGAAAATCAGAAACGAATTGCTGATAGTCTTTTTTGACTGCTTCGTATCTTTTTTTGTTTTCCAAGAACCAATCTCTATTGTTATTGGCTTTCAAGTCTTCTAGGAATTGTAAGGTATCTTTTGATAGCATTTTGGGGCTATTATAATTGTTTTTTTAAATCATCTTCGCTTATGAAACCGGCATGTTTCCATTTTAGTTCTTTATTTTCATAAAGCAGTAAGGTAGGAAGTTCCTCAATTTTCATTTCATGCATTAGCGTTTTGTTTTCGTCCGCATTCAATCGAATAATAACTACTTTATCACTCATTTCGGTTTGCATTTTAGAAAGGTAAGGAGCCATCTTTTTGCAAGGAGCACACCATTCTGCATAGAAATCGATCAAGACTTTTTTATCCGTATTTAATAATTTATTGTATTCTTGACTGCTCATTCCTACGATTTTATCTGTTGGTTTCGATAGCCCTGCAGCATCCCATTTTAAAAAACCTCCTTCGAGTTCGTATATATTGGTAAAGCCTAATTCTTGAAGTTTTTCAGTTGCTTTTGCACTTCTTCCACCACTTTTACAATACACAAAAACGGGTTTTGTTTTGTCAAGATTTTCTGCATCTTTGACGAAACTATTTCCAAGCCAATTGATGTTTTTAGCATTTTCTATATGTTCTGATGCAAATTCCTCTGAGGTACGTACATCTAAAATTTGTGGGTTTTCTGTTGTTTTTATTTTTTCTGCAAAAGCTGGAGCATCAATTTTTTTAATATTTTTTGATGTTTGTCCATTACAAGATAAAATGATAGAAGAGACGAGTACAGTAAAAATTTGAAAAAATTTCATTACAAATAGTATTTAAAAAATTGAAATGCTAAATTAAGTAAATTATAAGTATTCGAAGGTCATAAAATGCAAATCATAAGTTAAATATTTTATAGGACTGATGCGTTGATTTTACAATAGCTTCGGTGCGTTCAGGATGGGTGTCGGAAATAAATAATTGTCCGAAGGTTTCACTGTTGACCATTTCAATAATTTTAGCAACTCGACTTTCGTCTAATTTGTCAAAGATATCATCAAATAGTAAAATAGGTTTTACCCCACTTTGTTTTTTTAAAAATTCAAATTGAGCTAGTTTTAAAGCAATAAGAAAAGACTTTTGTTGGCCTTGAGATCCAAATTTCTTGATGGGATGACCATCTATTTCAAAGGATAAATCATCTTTATGTGTCCCAACACTTGTGTAATGTAAAGCTCTGTCTTTATTAATGTTTTCTTGTAAAAGAGTCAATAAGTTTTTTTCGAATAAATGACTTTCATATACAAGTTGTACTGTTTCTTGAGAACCTGTTATCGCATGATGGTGTGCATTGAAAATAGGGATGAATTCAGCTATAAACTCTTTTCTCTTTTTAAAAATATAATCACCATATCCATTGAGTTGTTCATTATATATAGAGAGAGTGTCATTTTCAAAAACATGATTCAGTGCAAAATATTTTAATAGTGCATTGCGTTGACTCATTACTTTTTGATACTGGATTAACTGCTGTAAGTAATGTGGATCCAATTGTGAGATGACACTGTCCATGAATTTTCTTCTGGTTTCACTTCCTTCTACAATCAAATCTCTGTCGGCGGGTGATATTATAACAAGAGGAATGAATCCAATATGATCTGAAAATTTATCGTAAGCCTTGCCATTGCGTTTTAATACTTTTTTCTGTCCTTTCTTTAAACTACATACTACCTGCTCTGACCGTTCATTTTTTATAAACTCAGCATCAATCACGAAAAATTCTTCGCCATGTTTGATGTTTTGGACAGCCAAAGGATTGAAATAACTCTTTCCGTACGATAAATGATAGATAGCATCCAATACATTGGTTTTACCAATACCGTTTTTACCTACAAAACAAATTATTTTACCGTC
The Flavobacterium sp. WC2421 genome window above contains:
- a CDS encoding DNA replication/repair protein RecF, producing MYLKKISLFNYKNFSEANFEFDGKIICFVGKNGIGKTNVLDAIYHLSYGKSYFNPLAVQNIKHGEEFFVIDAEFIKNERSEQVVCSLKKGQKKVLKRNGKAYDKFSDHIGFIPLVIISPADRDLIVEGSETRRKFMDSVISQLDPHYLQQLIQYQKVMSQRNALLKYFALNHVFENDTLSIYNEQLNGYGDYIFKKRKEFIAEFIPIFNAHHHAITGSQETVQLVYESHLFEKNLLTLLQENINKDRALHYTSVGTHKDDLSFEIDGHPIKKFGSQGQQKSFLIALKLAQFEFLKKQSGVKPILLFDDIFDKLDESRVAKIIEMVNSETFGQLFISDTHPERTEAIVKSTHQSYKIFNL
- the asnB gene encoding asparagine synthase (glutamine-hydrolyzing), with product MCGINGIFHLQSQRKIDSRILTKMRDALEHRGPDDKGIFIENNIGLGHRRLSILDVSAAGHQPFLSDDERFVMVYNGEIYNFKEFYPELKSNGFDIKTGSDTEVLLKLFQLHGSKMLHRLNGMFAFAIWDKLKKQLTVVRDRMGVKPLYCSFYNESFYFASEQKALFTAGLPLKVAQDGLEEYIFNRFVAGDNTLYENIKKVLPGHIMTIHEGGKVVNEKWWDLKTEIQNHPRIENPIEWFRETFDDSVKLRMVSDVPVGILLSGGLDSSSILASLHEQKYKNIQTFNIGFKEEEHNESHLAKMLTEKFDYRFNTLKLEDQDLYENLVKATYFQDEPIMHLNEPHLLAISELAKPKVKVLLSGEGADELMGGYVRYKALQFPSILSSISSIGSLGGFEKKPRYEKLIRYAKISKKQDLIMYNSCNIYPEDISKVYGIHNEPKNEFRRKTYKEAKELYPDNLRRQALYFDQQTYLRSLLYRNDRATMGASIECREPFLDQRLIAGLGSLDDKWLFTGKKGKFILKTAMENRLPEAILKFKKVGLSAPWGDYLVKSPAFKDELESFSKSEIFKMPYLENINSAKLIKNLKQGDTRMVSYIMPLFMMHMWMKSYTTKF
- a CDS encoding DUF2461 domain-containing protein, producing the protein MLSKDTLQFLEDLKANNNRDWFLENKKRYEAVKKDYQQFVSDFLDVMKPLDPALEILEVKNCTFRINRDIRFSKDKTPYKTHLGIWLPCGRIKGQNRPGYYVHLEKEVAFIAGGLYSPEAEELKKIRKEIAFFYEDLEEVLNESEFKKTFVDFDRNERSTLKNPPRGYEKEHPAIELLKLKSFEASHKINYEDITKKDFISKASKKLILLKPLNEFIGRALSTDEF
- a CDS encoding thioredoxin domain-containing protein, with the protein product MKFFQIFTVLVSSIILSCNGQTSKNIKKIDAPAFAEKIKTTENPQILDVRTSEEFASEHIENAKNINWLGNSFVKDAENLDKTKPVFVYCKSGGRSAKATEKLQELGFTNIYELEGGFLKWDAAGLSKPTDKIVGMSSQEYNKLLNTDKKVLIDFYAEWCAPCKKMAPYLSKMQTEMSDKVVIIRLNADENKTLMHEMKIEELPTLLLYENKELKWKHAGFISEDDLKKQL
- a CDS encoding glycosyltransferase; its protein translation is MKKRKILFLGETYRADAITWTNGLKDFGDFEIISWELKTPCGTFMNRILRIFEFQFSIFKIKKIIKVEQPDMVIAERTTSYGFLAALCGVQPVVIAQQGRTDLWPENSPLYPFKKAIQNYAFKKATLIHAWGPVMTVSMVEANVDMDKVMVLPKGIDLKKFGNRNTAKSDTICAIVTRSLLPEYRHDIILKAFAILNQKGINFVLTIVGDGTELHGLKKLAKKLNIENKVRFMGRIPNTELPKLLQDSNVYISMPTTEGVSASLFEAMATLCYPIVTDIAGNQSWIQHRKNGQLITVDDYKMLAEELIWSFKNEEHRNKAIVSNRKFIEEHADYNTNMAIIASKYHELINTAKK